One genomic segment of Streptomyces sp. RKND-216 includes these proteins:
- a CDS encoding site-2 protease family protein, protein MADTDNGEPRDDGTGRPTRPGDPSAPKRTNAPLTPGGPGGPGSGDPRRNRGTGGGILMGRPFGVPVYVAPSWFLVAALITWVFGGQLDRVLPELGGARYLIALFFAVAFYASVLVHELAHTVAALRFKLPVRRIQLQFFGGVSEIEKESETPGREFVLAFVGPLLSLVLAGVFYAGMQAVEPGTVPGVLLAGLMISNLIVAAFNLLPGLPLDGGRMLRAVIWKLSGKAMTGTVAAAWTGRGLAVAVLIGFPLATHAGGFTDGGAGGFDTVTDALLAAILAAIIWTGAGNSLRMARLRERLPDLRARRLTRRAVPVENDTPLSEALRRANEAGARALVVVDGHGDPVSVVRESAIVGVPEHRRPWVAVSTLAQDLKDGMRVSAELAGEELLDHLRATPATEYLVVEETGEIYGVLSTTDVEKAFVAAMAKPSA, encoded by the coding sequence GTGGCGGACACGGACAACGGCGAACCGCGCGACGACGGCACCGGCCGACCCACCCGGCCCGGGGATCCGTCCGCGCCGAAGCGGACGAACGCGCCGCTCACCCCAGGGGGCCCTGGCGGCCCCGGAAGCGGCGACCCCCGGCGGAACCGGGGCACCGGCGGCGGCATCCTCATGGGCCGCCCCTTCGGCGTGCCCGTCTACGTCGCCCCCAGCTGGTTCCTCGTCGCCGCCCTCATCACCTGGGTCTTCGGCGGCCAGCTCGACCGCGTGCTCCCGGAACTCGGCGGCGCCCGCTACCTGATCGCCCTGTTCTTCGCCGTCGCCTTCTACGCCTCCGTCCTCGTCCACGAACTCGCCCACACCGTCGCCGCCCTCCGTTTCAAACTCCCCGTGCGACGCATCCAGCTCCAGTTCTTCGGCGGCGTCTCCGAGATCGAGAAGGAGTCCGAGACCCCCGGCCGCGAGTTCGTCCTCGCCTTCGTCGGCCCCCTGCTCTCCCTCGTCCTCGCCGGCGTCTTCTACGCCGGCATGCAGGCCGTGGAACCCGGCACCGTACCCGGCGTCCTGCTCGCCGGGCTGATGATCTCCAACCTCATCGTCGCCGCGTTCAACCTGCTCCCCGGCCTGCCGCTGGACGGCGGCCGCATGCTCCGCGCCGTCATCTGGAAACTCAGCGGCAAAGCCATGACCGGCACCGTCGCCGCTGCCTGGACCGGGCGCGGCCTCGCCGTCGCCGTCCTCATCGGCTTCCCCCTCGCCACCCACGCCGGAGGCTTCACCGACGGCGGCGCCGGCGGCTTCGACACCGTCACCGACGCGCTGCTCGCCGCCATCCTCGCCGCCATCATCTGGACCGGGGCGGGCAACAGCCTCCGCATGGCCCGGCTGCGCGAACGCCTCCCCGACCTCCGCGCCCGCCGCCTGACCCGCCGCGCCGTACCGGTGGAGAACGACACCCCGCTCTCCGAAGCCCTGCGCCGCGCCAACGAGGCCGGAGCCCGCGCCCTCGTCGTCGTCGACGGGCACGGCGACCCCGTCTCCGTGGTACGCGAATCCGCCATCGTCGGCGTCCCCGAACACCGCCGGCCCTGGGTCGCCGTCAGCACCCTCGCCCAGGACCTCAAGGACGGCATGCGGGTCTCCGCCGAACTCGCGGGCGAAGAGCTCCTCGACCACCTGCGGGCCACCCCCGCCACCGAGTACCTCGTCGTCGAGGAGACGGGCGAGATCTACGGAGTGCTGTCCACCACCGACGTCGAGAAAGCCTTCGTCGCCGCCATGGCCAAGCCCTCTGCCTGA